Proteins from one Corynebacterium epidermidicanis genomic window:
- a CDS encoding 4-(cytidine 5'-diphospho)-2-C-methyl-D-erythritol kinase translates to MLLARAHAKVNLHLGVGKARADGFHELRTIFQSLSLFDELSLSTTLAESHELTVSGLGADQVPTDGSNLVWRALDAVAQAAGVTEHCAVQLTKGIPTAGGMAGGSADAAAALRLANMQLGQPLSEEQLLAIAADLGSDVPFTLLGETMIGTGRGEQLVPTECAATLHWALAFQDQGLSTPAVFATLDKMREEDSQLIPSLDTSAVEKALAVGDVAGLAGLLANDLQAPALALLPRLADTLACGEEAGALRGIVSGSGPTCAFLCESAESAEDVAAAILGAGVASGTAVATGPAPGAHLL, encoded by the coding sequence ATGCTCCTCGCTCGTGCTCACGCAAAAGTGAACCTGCATCTCGGCGTCGGCAAGGCGCGTGCCGACGGTTTCCACGAACTACGCACGATCTTTCAGTCGCTGTCGCTTTTCGACGAACTGTCGCTCAGCACCACGCTGGCAGAATCGCATGAGTTGACGGTGTCCGGGCTGGGGGCCGACCAGGTTCCCACCGACGGCTCCAATTTGGTATGGCGAGCCCTAGACGCGGTTGCTCAAGCGGCTGGAGTGACGGAACATTGTGCTGTGCAGCTCACTAAGGGGATTCCTACCGCTGGGGGCATGGCCGGGGGATCGGCGGATGCGGCCGCCGCGCTGCGCTTAGCAAACATGCAGTTGGGGCAGCCACTTTCGGAAGAACAGCTGCTGGCTATCGCCGCGGACCTGGGCTCGGATGTGCCGTTTACTCTGTTGGGGGAAACCATGATCGGCACCGGGCGTGGCGAGCAGCTCGTCCCAACGGAGTGTGCTGCCACCTTGCACTGGGCGCTTGCCTTCCAAGATCAGGGGCTATCCACCCCTGCGGTGTTCGCGACGCTGGATAAAATGCGCGAGGAGGACTCACAGCTCATCCCTTCCTTAGACACCAGTGCAGTAGAAAAGGCGCTGGCTGTCGGCGATGTGGCTGGGTTGGCCGGATTGCTGGCCAATGATCTGCAGGCACCAGCACTGGCGTTGCTGCCCCGGCTAGCCGATACCCTCGCGTGCGGTGAGGAAGCCGGTGCCCTCCGTGGCATCGTCTCCGGTTCCGGTCCCACCTGCGCTTTCCTGTGCGAATCGGCGGAAAGTGCCGAGGACGTCGCCGCAGCGATTCTTGGCGCCGGCGTGGCTAGTGGCACCGCTGTTGCTACGGGCCCTGCTCCTGGCGCTCACCTGCTCTAG
- a CDS encoding ABC-F family ATP-binding cassette domain-containing protein: MANLINLENVSKTWGLKTLLDKVSLGIQTGDRIGVVGLNGGGKTTLLEVLTGIESPDEGRVSHNSDLKMAVVTQRANLRDEDTVADVVLKPLGLQTFEWASNAAVREVLGGLGIVDLGLDTPVGNLSGGERRRTNLAAALVQDLDLIVLDEPTNHLDVEGVQWLASYLLKSKMALVVVTHDRWFLDTVATKTWEVHDGVVDTYDGGYNDWTFARAERARQADAIEQRRQNLARKELAWLRRGAPARTSKPRYRIEAAEALIADVPAPRDSVELMAFSKKRQGKVVIELEDATIATPDGRELVKDLTWRLAPGERIGLVGVNGSGKTTLLRTLAGEHPLESGRRIQGKTVELGWLRQELDDLDPTLRLLDAVEQVATYVQFGKKEMSASQLAERLGFSAKRQRTPVGDLSGGERRRLQLTRVLMAEPNVLLLDEPTNDLDIDTLQELESLLDGWPGTLVVISHDRYLIERVCDSTWALFGDGKLTNLPGGIEEYLRRREAAAADVGGVIDLGEKRDQPQAAAPKVDAATHRRVQKEMSALERKMEKLRNVEASLNDDMAVAAEAVDTDKLTELSARLQETLAELEELEMQWMELGEELE; the protein is encoded by the coding sequence ATGGCGAATCTCATTAATCTGGAAAATGTGTCAAAGACGTGGGGCCTTAAAACCCTTCTAGACAAGGTATCCCTCGGTATTCAAACGGGGGATCGCATCGGGGTGGTCGGTCTCAACGGCGGCGGCAAAACCACGCTGTTGGAGGTACTCACCGGAATTGAAAGCCCAGATGAGGGCCGAGTTTCGCATAATTCTGACCTGAAGATGGCTGTGGTGACGCAGCGCGCAAATTTGCGGGATGAGGACACCGTCGCGGACGTGGTTCTAAAACCCCTGGGCTTGCAGACCTTTGAGTGGGCGTCCAACGCTGCGGTGCGGGAGGTGCTTGGCGGGCTGGGGATCGTCGACCTGGGCCTCGACACCCCGGTCGGTAATCTGTCTGGTGGCGAGCGTCGCCGGACCAATCTCGCAGCCGCTCTCGTGCAGGATCTAGATCTGATCGTCTTGGACGAGCCGACGAACCACCTAGATGTCGAAGGCGTTCAGTGGCTGGCCAGCTACCTGCTGAAATCCAAAATGGCCCTGGTGGTAGTCACCCACGACCGCTGGTTCCTCGACACCGTCGCCACCAAAACTTGGGAAGTCCACGATGGTGTTGTCGACACCTATGACGGCGGGTATAACGACTGGACTTTTGCCCGCGCCGAGCGTGCCCGCCAGGCGGACGCGATTGAGCAGCGCCGCCAGAATCTGGCTCGCAAAGAACTAGCCTGGCTGCGACGCGGCGCACCTGCCCGCACCTCGAAGCCCCGCTACCGGATTGAGGCTGCCGAAGCCCTCATCGCGGATGTGCCAGCACCCCGCGATTCCGTGGAGCTGATGGCGTTTTCCAAGAAGCGCCAGGGGAAGGTGGTTATCGAGCTGGAAGACGCAACCATCGCGACCCCGGACGGCCGTGAGCTGGTCAAAGACCTCACGTGGCGGCTCGCTCCCGGCGAGCGCATCGGTCTGGTCGGCGTGAATGGGTCCGGCAAGACCACCTTGTTGCGCACTCTGGCTGGGGAGCACCCGCTCGAATCCGGCCGGCGCATTCAAGGCAAGACCGTCGAGCTTGGTTGGCTGCGGCAAGAGCTGGATGATCTCGATCCCACCCTGCGCCTTCTCGACGCCGTCGAGCAGGTGGCCACCTACGTGCAATTTGGCAAGAAAGAGATGTCGGCCTCCCAGCTCGCGGAACGCTTGGGATTTTCCGCGAAACGCCAGCGCACCCCGGTCGGCGATCTGTCCGGCGGCGAGCGACGCCGCCTGCAGCTCACCCGGGTGCTCATGGCTGAGCCGAACGTGCTGCTTCTCGACGAACCCACCAACGACCTGGACATCGACACCCTGCAGGAACTCGAATCGCTTCTCGACGGCTGGCCGGGCACCCTCGTGGTCATCTCCCACGACCGCTACCTCATCGAACGAGTCTGTGACTCGACCTGGGCGTTGTTCGGCGACGGCAAGCTTACGAACTTGCCGGGAGGAATCGAGGAATACCTGCGGCGTCGAGAAGCAGCTGCCGCCGATGTCGGCGGTGTGATCGACCTCGGCGAGAAGCGCGACCAACCCCAAGCCGCCGCACCGAAGGTCGATGCGGCCACCCACCGGCGCGTGCAAAAGGAGATGAGCGCGCTGGAGCGCAAGATGGAGAAGCTGCGCAACGTCGAGGCATCGCTTAACGACGACATGGCGGTCGCCGCCGAAGCAGTTGACACCGACAAGCTCACCGAGCTCAGCGCCCGGTTGCAGGAAACGCTAGCTGAGCTGGAGGAACTCGAAATGCAGTGGATGGAGCTCGGCGAGGAACTGGAATAG
- a CDS encoding alpha/beta hydrolase, translating to MFAIAATPSLLPRDWQFQAVASGFSAASGYGLGVFLDWNWRNWGREVGAVFGHKFLRAFAFEEEYAALKQRLRFSERTKFRIEMSLLAAVLVWVAYISVSAVRWQSELHAYMGMPVHFGWEALGILPVGLGLWALVLLLVHWALDLGRFVARIAPERWTAAAHSIIAGVVALSLGLWLVDSVIPGTVIRTFEEGAAVANGEPDPSLSPPSNPHRSGSEYSFNRWDGLGAHGSRFISAGMTATEIEQVTGAPAKEPIRLFSGLKNGETPQIQADLLVAELHRTKAHERKAILISGTTGTGWVNPTAAQSFELLYGGDTAIVAMQYSNLPSPVQFISSKQLVHESGKALVDTVVAWRNSLAENQRPELYIFGESLGSTQGEGAFTGVRDITRQVDGVLWVGPPNSNELWASLSLRRDPGTREVAPEFGGGTTVRFAENSRQISGMLHDDAPWNRPRVLFIQHATDPIVWWSPNLLFEQPDWLKESPGIGRHPSMSWQPIVTFWQVTLDMANSVKVPDYYGHNYGTEVLDGMAAITGYEGDVELLREALQAN from the coding sequence ATGTTTGCTATTGCCGCCACGCCCTCTTTGTTGCCACGCGACTGGCAATTCCAAGCCGTAGCCAGCGGTTTCTCGGCTGCTTCTGGTTACGGCCTCGGAGTATTTCTCGATTGGAATTGGCGCAATTGGGGCAGGGAGGTAGGAGCCGTCTTCGGGCACAAGTTCCTGCGAGCCTTCGCCTTTGAAGAAGAGTATGCTGCGCTGAAGCAGCGTCTCCGATTCTCGGAACGGACAAAGTTTCGCATTGAGATGTCCCTGCTGGCAGCGGTGCTGGTGTGGGTCGCTTATATTTCGGTTTCTGCCGTTCGTTGGCAGAGTGAATTGCATGCATACATGGGGATGCCAGTGCATTTTGGTTGGGAGGCACTGGGGATTTTGCCTGTGGGGCTCGGCCTGTGGGCACTCGTTTTGTTGCTCGTGCACTGGGCGCTGGATTTGGGCAGGTTCGTTGCTCGAATCGCACCCGAGCGCTGGACAGCAGCCGCCCATTCGATCATCGCCGGCGTCGTAGCGCTCAGCCTCGGGCTCTGGCTTGTCGATTCCGTCATACCTGGCACTGTCATTCGCACATTTGAGGAAGGTGCGGCAGTAGCAAATGGTGAACCTGACCCTTCGCTGTCGCCGCCAAGCAACCCTCATCGCTCTGGGTCGGAATACTCCTTTAATCGATGGGACGGACTCGGGGCCCACGGTTCGCGCTTCATCAGTGCAGGCATGACTGCTACGGAAATTGAACAGGTTACTGGCGCCCCAGCCAAGGAACCAATTCGGCTATTTTCTGGGCTCAAGAACGGTGAAACCCCGCAGATCCAAGCGGACCTGTTAGTGGCCGAGCTCCATCGCACCAAGGCACATGAGCGCAAAGCGATCCTCATTTCAGGTACTACCGGCACTGGCTGGGTGAACCCCACAGCAGCGCAATCTTTCGAGCTGCTCTACGGCGGTGACACTGCCATCGTGGCCATGCAATACTCCAATTTGCCTTCACCAGTGCAGTTCATTTCTTCCAAACAGCTGGTTCACGAGTCTGGCAAAGCGCTCGTGGATACCGTAGTCGCCTGGCGAAATAGCCTCGCCGAAAATCAGCGTCCAGAGTTATACATCTTTGGTGAATCTCTGGGTTCTACCCAGGGTGAAGGCGCGTTTACAGGAGTGCGGGACATCACGCGCCAGGTAGACGGTGTTTTGTGGGTGGGTCCCCCGAATTCCAACGAACTGTGGGCATCGTTGAGTCTGCGTCGTGATCCCGGCACCCGCGAGGTCGCGCCGGAATTTGGTGGTGGCACCACCGTGCGGTTTGCGGAGAACTCGCGCCAGATTTCGGGCATGCTTCACGACGACGCCCCGTGGAACCGCCCACGTGTCCTGTTTATTCAGCACGCCACAGATCCGATTGTGTGGTGGTCGCCAAACCTGCTGTTCGAGCAGCCTGACTGGCTCAAAGAATCGCCGGGGATCGGGCGGCATCCGAGCATGAGCTGGCAACCGATCGTCACGTTCTGGCAGGTCACGCTGGACATGGCGAACTCGGTGAAGGTGCCCGACTATTACGGACACAACTACGGCACCGAGGTGCTAGACGGGATGGCGGCGATAACTGGATACGAGGGAGATGTGGAGCTGCTGCGTGAGGCGCTGCAGGCCAACTAG
- a CDS encoding DNA methyltransferase — MARLSLKTIEERVESLGNRENYDREFIFELLDVFGKPKATITRLRSGSINIAQDKDKEVGLKNTVYFRESADALAELQTLRTEPHVIRYNPRFIITTDFVELVALDMKTGENLLIPIRDIAQHFIFFLPWAGMEKAQYAAESHADVKAAERMGKLFDELLRANPDLTSTDEGRHGFNVFFTRLLFCYFAEDTGIFKENQFTNAVGSHTHTDGSDTREFLAELFLALDTPNVGDKPSYLSGFPYVNGRLFSKDAPVSIPTFTKHAREILIQLGTLLWQEINPDIFGSMFQAIVKSEQRSDLGQHYTSVPNILKTIEPLFLDELKQLFDAGYDSPKQLTALLARISQIKVFDPACGSGNFLIIAYKELRKLEHAILGRLAELDPAKYSSMVTTSLVNIENFYGIEIDDFATEVAILSLWIAKHQMNKDFEDKFGVAIPLIPLKETGQIRAGNACRIDWNEVCPNNGSDEIYLISNPPYGGSKKLEPEQKEDYDFIFGSEPYNKNLDYVALWFIKGARYIQGSLSKVALVATNSISQGEHVSLMFPYIFNLGVEIGFAYASFKWENNAKRNAGVTVVVIGLRNKSDDPRFIFDSGISRFAQNINGYLSDAPNVEIVRRKSNFNEHLPKMAFGSMPRDGGNLILSESEFEQLVSGNKEVLKFIKKFIGAEDFIKGNVRYCLWIEDNQVEDAMGNAFIRQRLDRVRRERAASKASSTRSYADRSHRFVQISYKQTDSIIVPSVSSERREYIPIGYLDSNTVISNLAFAIYDAEPWLFSLLTSKMHMVWVRAVGGQLETRLRYSNTIVYNNFPVPPLSDEVKEALTKVALRVLDVREYHCDRTLAELYDREKMPQDLREAHHAVDKLVDSLYGEQVFDDESRLSTLFAMYEEYIEREAQELLAKKSKGKKK; from the coding sequence GTGGCCCGGCTCAGCTTGAAAACCATCGAGGAACGCGTCGAATCGCTGGGGAATCGCGAAAACTATGACCGTGAATTTATCTTCGAATTACTCGATGTTTTTGGTAAGCCGAAGGCAACGATCACCAGGCTTCGCTCCGGTTCCATCAACATTGCGCAGGACAAGGACAAAGAGGTTGGCCTGAAGAACACTGTCTACTTCCGGGAAAGCGCAGATGCGCTCGCCGAGCTTCAAACATTGCGTACCGAGCCACATGTAATTCGGTACAATCCTCGTTTCATTATCACCACGGACTTTGTCGAGCTGGTGGCCCTGGACATGAAGACCGGCGAGAACCTGCTGATTCCAATTCGAGATATTGCGCAGCACTTTATCTTCTTCCTGCCGTGGGCAGGCATGGAAAAGGCGCAGTATGCTGCCGAATCTCATGCGGACGTCAAGGCTGCTGAGCGCATGGGCAAGCTTTTCGACGAGCTGCTGAGAGCTAACCCAGACTTGACCTCAACCGATGAAGGTCGGCATGGTTTCAATGTGTTCTTCACGCGTCTGCTGTTTTGCTATTTCGCGGAAGATACTGGAATCTTCAAAGAGAACCAGTTCACCAATGCTGTAGGTTCGCACACCCACACGGACGGCTCAGATACCCGGGAATTCCTCGCTGAACTCTTCCTCGCACTGGATACGCCGAATGTAGGGGACAAGCCGAGCTACCTTTCTGGGTTCCCCTACGTCAATGGCCGGCTGTTCAGTAAGGATGCCCCGGTCAGCATCCCGACGTTCACCAAGCACGCGCGTGAAATCCTGATCCAGCTGGGAACCTTGCTGTGGCAGGAGATCAACCCGGACATCTTTGGTTCGATGTTTCAAGCGATCGTCAAATCCGAGCAACGCTCTGACCTGGGGCAGCACTACACCTCGGTGCCCAACATTCTCAAAACGATCGAGCCTCTGTTTTTGGATGAGCTCAAGCAGCTTTTCGACGCCGGCTATGACAGCCCCAAACAGTTGACGGCACTTCTGGCTCGAATCTCCCAAATTAAAGTGTTTGACCCTGCCTGTGGCTCCGGCAACTTCCTCATTATCGCCTACAAGGAACTACGCAAACTCGAACATGCGATCCTTGGCCGTCTCGCGGAGCTTGATCCAGCCAAATACAGTTCGATGGTAACTACGTCCCTGGTGAACATCGAAAACTTTTACGGCATCGAAATTGATGACTTTGCCACCGAAGTAGCTATCCTTTCCCTCTGGATTGCTAAGCACCAAATGAATAAGGATTTTGAAGATAAGTTTGGTGTCGCGATCCCACTCATTCCGCTGAAGGAAACCGGTCAAATTCGTGCCGGAAACGCTTGCCGAATCGACTGGAACGAAGTATGTCCAAATAATGGCTCTGATGAGATTTATCTGATTTCAAATCCGCCTTATGGTGGCTCGAAGAAGCTTGAACCAGAGCAAAAGGAGGATTACGATTTCATTTTTGGTTCCGAACCATATAACAAGAATCTCGATTACGTGGCACTGTGGTTTATCAAAGGGGCGCGTTACATTCAGGGCTCACTAAGTAAGGTCGCATTGGTCGCTACCAATTCCATCTCCCAAGGTGAGCATGTTTCTCTGATGTTTCCGTATATTTTCAATCTGGGTGTTGAAATTGGATTCGCTTATGCTTCGTTCAAATGGGAGAACAATGCAAAGAGAAATGCTGGGGTAACAGTTGTTGTAATCGGCCTGCGGAATAAATCGGATGATCCGAGATTTATTTTCGACTCGGGGATTTCGCGATTTGCTCAAAATATTAATGGCTACCTTTCGGATGCTCCAAATGTGGAGATCGTGCGACGCAAGTCTAATTTTAATGAGCATTTGCCGAAGATGGCCTTCGGAAGTATGCCAAGAGATGGGGGCAACTTAATTCTTTCGGAATCTGAATTTGAACAGCTGGTGAGTGGGAATAAAGAGGTTTTAAAGTTTATAAAGAAATTTATCGGAGCCGAAGATTTTATCAAAGGAAATGTTCGGTACTGTCTTTGGATTGAGGATAATCAGGTCGAGGATGCGATGGGAAATGCATTCATTCGTCAACGGTTGGATCGAGTGAGGCGAGAACGTGCCGCAAGTAAGGCTAGTAGTACTCGTTCATATGCAGACCGTTCGCATCGATTTGTGCAGATTTCATACAAACAAACTGATTCGATTATTGTGCCCAGTGTTTCGTCGGAACGGCGGGAATACATTCCGATTGGTTATTTAGATTCAAATACGGTGATTTCGAATCTGGCTTTTGCAATCTACGACGCCGAGCCATGGCTCTTTTCCCTGCTTACCTCGAAGATGCACATGGTGTGGGTTCGTGCTGTCGGTGGGCAATTGGAGACGCGACTTCGTTACTCTAACACCATCGTCTACAACAATTTCCCAGTGCCGCCATTGTCTGATGAAGTCAAGGAAGCACTCACCAAGGTGGCGCTCCGAGTGTTGGATGTGCGTGAGTATCACTGTGATCGGACGCTGGCTGAGCTCTATGACCGGGAGAAGATGCCGCAGGACTTGCGGGAGGCGCACCATGCCGTAGATAAGCTCGTTGATTCCCTCTATGGGGAACAGGTGTTCGATGATGAGTCTCGACTGTCTACTCTGTTTGCTATGTATGAGGAGTACATCGAGCGGGAAGCGCAAGAGCTGCTCGCCAAGAAATCGAAGGGTAAGAAGAAGTGA